The genomic stretch CTGACCATTGATGACCAATGAATAATAGCGCACGGTCGTTGATCCGCCAGTGGCGATGGTGTTTGCCGCAACTGAGCCCGTATCTAGGCTCCAGCCACTGCCGATCCAGCCAGCCTGCTGTTTCGGACGCAAGCCACCTTTTCCATCGGCTGACGAGCTGCTGTAGCTCAAGCTTAGTTGTGGCTTGATCCCAGCGGGGCCGCTGGGAAGGTCAATAGGCAGGTTGAAATTGACTCCCCCACTAAAAAGCCCGACCTGCCACCCCTGCAGCGATGGAATAAATGCTTCTGAGGGTGCAGATCCGTCTCCCAATTCAAAGGTGCTCGCGCGGTTAACAGATGCCCGTACAGTATGTGTCTCTGGATCGACGATGGTTGGCTGTGGTATCCAGCGTTGCGCTTGGTCGTCAAACCAGAAGAGGGTCAGATCGGCCTCGCTCATTCCCAATGCATCCAATTGCTCGGTCGTATATCCGATGCTCATGGTTACTGGTTGAGCAAACTGGTGCACGATAGCCCCTTGCATATCGGTTGCATGGAGTGCGAATGCGCCAAAGCCCCGTCGCATTCCGGGGTTTGTGCGCGATCCAGCCTGTTTGCGGTCGCGGAGTGGCACATAGGTAACCTTGAGGGGTTGGATGTTTAATTCTGCCGGAAATGTGACGCTGATCCGATCCTGTTGATTGATCAGGGTCGCAGGTTGGTTACGAACAACATCAGCACTGCTGGTGGTAGTCTGGAGAGGAGTTACCAGTGCGCCTCCTACCCCTCGTATTGGCTGCCCAAGCTCATGGGCGGTAACCTGAGGACGCACGACAAGGGCGGCACCCGGTGGGAGCGTTGTAATCCGCACACGGGCAGTAAATTGATGCTGAGCCTTCCCGTCGAGACGGTTCAGTTTCCAGTGCCAACCGCGTTGCGCGATTTCATTGCTGCGTTGGTCAATGGGTGTGGCACCTTGCGGGAAGGGCAACTCTACAACGAGGTTGGTGGCTCCGTAGGGTGCTGTATTAGCAATCGTTAGCTGGATCGTTGCCTCATCGCCGACCGTAAGTGGGTTTGGCGAGACATCAATAGTTATTCCTAGTCCCGGTTGTCTGGTTTCGGCCAGCGGAGCCTTGGTTACCCCTACGCTGGCTTCTGGCTCCGGGCGCGTCGGGCTATGGTGGAGGCTTTGCTTCTGGGTTGCTCCCGCGTGATACGGCAGCAGCGACCAGACGAAGACGAGCAACAGAGACATTGGAAGAAACTTCTTTAAGGGTTGCATCATAAGGTATCCTTTTATATGAGACACTGCCACAAATGAAATCTGAATGATCGACAACTCCCTTCTTGTGAATCGATGACTGAATGATGCAGCGTTGCACCATACCATTGGGAATAAACCTGATCCGCGCCAGCCGTGTCGAATGGTTTGTGACAAAGTATAGGGAGTGAAATGGGCGTTGTAGTCCGAAATGTGTCCGATTTTGTGGCAAGGTTGGCTGGGTAGATCAAGGAGAATCGAGCATGAAATTGGATGCATTATTGAAAAACGGGAGATGTCTGTGAGAGTACAATGGGATGTGGATGCGGTGCAGAAATTGCTTCTTTCACCGCATAAACTGATAGGGACAGAACCATGGGGATCATGGATTCGCGACCAAGGTGGCCTGGAATGCATCTATGCCCGCATGCGAACACTCCCCCTTAAGGATTTACATGCGCAGGTGCTTGAAGTCCTGCTCAACCAGCCCGGAGCCTCCGTCACGTTGTATCAGACCCAACTAGGATTGGAACGGAGCGCGTACCATAGCCGCAAAAAGCAGCTGTTGCTGCATTTGAGCCAATTCCTAAACACGTGGGAGTCAAAGACTCCGACATCTCGTTCGGAAAAACCCTCGCTACCAATACCGATGACCTCGCTCATTGGCCGAACCAATGAGGTTGCATCGGTGATACGCCTTCTCCACGAGCCATCCATCCGGCTGTTGACTCTCGTTGGGACGGGTGGTGTCGGGAAGACGCGCTTAGCATTACAGGTTGCTAGCGAGTTGCAACACGAGTTTCCTGATGGGGTGCATTTTGTGGCCTTAGGCGGTCTCTTTGATGCAACGTTGTTTCCATCACTCCTCGCCCAGCACTTCGCCATTAAGGAAGCTACTACCTCGATTGTTGAGGCACTGAAAGGGTATTTGCGAACCAAACATCTGTTGATCGTCTTGGATAATTTTGAGCAACTGAGTGATGCGGCACTCTTGTTGGGAGAAATCCTTGATGCCGCACCAGCACTCAAGTTCCTCGTGACCAGTCGGCGACGGCTTAATCTGTACGGCGAACAACAGTATCCTGTGCCAATGCTGCCTATCCCAGATGCGCAGATCGATCTCAGACCTGAAACACTGCAAGCATATGATGCTATCCGTTTGTTTTGCGCACGTGCACAGGCTGTAGACCCGCATTGGCGGCTCGATGTGGCCAATTCCGCCGCTGTTGTGGCAATTTGTACCCGTTTAGATGGGTTGCCGCTGGCGCTAGAATTGGCAGCGGCACGGATTGCACTCTTCCCCGTGGAAACGATCAGAGCACGCTTGGATGCACGTTTTGAGTTGCTCACTGATGGAGCGATCAATAGTCCCTTCCGGCAACGCACGTTAAAGGCCTTGCTTGATTGGAGTTTTGAGTTACTTAACCAGCAGGAACAGGCAGTGTTCATGGCGCTGGGGGTGTTTACCAATAGCGGAAGTGTTGCCGCAGCCGAAGCTGTCTGTGCGACAGTTATAGAATCGGGAACATCGCTGCCGACCATTCTCGAAACACTTGCCCTTAATAACCTGCTGATGCTTGAGGTTCGTGACGATCAGCTACGATTTCGGATGCTTGAAACGATCGCTACCTATGCACAGGAACAGATTCAGAATACCCATATCTATCCCGAGCTCCAGAACCGCCATTCCCGCTTCTATCTCGACCTTGCTGAATCAATCGAACCAGAGTTGACTGGTACCCAGCAGGCGAGTTGGTTTAATCGCCTTGCAATGGAATATCTCAATATTCGTTTGGCATTAACATGGTTTATTCAAGACAATCAACGCGAGGCGGCTGAACGGGTATGTGGGGCGCTTGGACGTTTTTGGTGGGTACGCGGCTTTCTTTCTGAAGGGAGAACGTTGATTAAGCGGGTATGGCAGATCCCAGCCGAGATCGCGCCGCATGTTGCCGCCAAAACTCTCTCGTCCGCAGGGCTACTAACCTATGGCCAGAGTAATTATGCCGAAGCCCAATTGTATTATGAAGAATGCCTACGCATCCGCCGCAACCTTGGGGATATTCAAGGTTGCTCAATGATGCTCAATAATTTAGGGATCATTGCGCAGATGCGGTGTGATTATGCGACAGCCCGTGCCTATTTTGAAGAGAGCTTGCAGATTGATCGACGCTCAGATAATCCAAAATCAATCGCTACGGTGCTCTCCAACCTTGGAAATATTGCCTTTGAACAGGGCGATGCTGTAAATTGTCTCGCCTACTGCGAAGAATCTTTGACCATTAAGCGCACGCTCAACGATACATGGGGCACAGGCAATGCGCTGATCAATTATGCGACCATGCTCTTTTACTTCGTACCTGAAACCGGTAGTCGTATTAAAGCCTTGTATGATGAAGGATTTGAGATTATGCGCCAACTCCAAGATGCCTGGGGGATGGCACGAGTCTTCTATCATTATGGCATCATGGCCTGTGCCGAAGGAAACAGCATGCCTGCCTATGGCTACTTCAAGCAAAGCGCTGAACTTCAGCTATCATTGAACGATATTCGTGGATTGTTGAACACATTGGATGGGTTCTGGTATCTCTTTCTGGTTTTGGGTCGGCTAGATGTGGCAATCCGAACCCAAGCAACGGTTGAGCGTTTTCGTGCCGCCTATGGAATACCTAACTCACCCCAGCTTGTTGTACACCATCAGGCTATTTTCACAC from Herpetosiphon gulosus encodes the following:
- a CDS encoding tetratricopeptide repeat protein: MWQGWLGRSRRIEHEIGCIIEKREMSVRVQWDVDAVQKLLLSPHKLIGTEPWGSWIRDQGGLECIYARMRTLPLKDLHAQVLEVLLNQPGASVTLYQTQLGLERSAYHSRKKQLLLHLSQFLNTWESKTPTSRSEKPSLPIPMTSLIGRTNEVASVIRLLHEPSIRLLTLVGTGGVGKTRLALQVASELQHEFPDGVHFVALGGLFDATLFPSLLAQHFAIKEATTSIVEALKGYLRTKHLLIVLDNFEQLSDAALLLGEILDAAPALKFLVTSRRRLNLYGEQQYPVPMLPIPDAQIDLRPETLQAYDAIRLFCARAQAVDPHWRLDVANSAAVVAICTRLDGLPLALELAAARIALFPVETIRARLDARFELLTDGAINSPFRQRTLKALLDWSFELLNQQEQAVFMALGVFTNSGSVAAAEAVCATVIESGTSLPTILETLALNNLLMLEVRDDQLRFRMLETIATYAQEQIQNTHIYPELQNRHSRFYLDLAESIEPELTGTQQASWFNRLAMEYLNIRLALTWFIQDNQREAAERVCGALGRFWWVRGFLSEGRTLIKRVWQIPAEIAPHVAAKTLSSAGLLTYGQSNYAEAQLYYEECLRIRRNLGDIQGCSMMLNNLGIIAQMRCDYATARAYFEESLQIDRRSDNPKSIATVLSNLGNIAFEQGDAVNCLAYCEESLTIKRTLNDTWGTGNALINYATMLFYFVPETGSRIKALYDEGFEIMRQLQDAWGMARVFYHYGIMACAEGNSMPAYGYFKQSAELQLSLNDIRGLLNTLDGFWYLFLVLGRLDVAIRTQATVERFRAAYGIPNSPQLVVHHQAIFTQYLPEGLPEYPLSESEEWETLDLFADAVLAEAVRYVGA